One window of the Hyperolius riggenbachi isolate aHypRig1 chromosome 5, aHypRig1.pri, whole genome shotgun sequence genome contains the following:
- the TTR gene encoding transthyretin: MVYYKAATLLTLFIFSDVFQWASATHGEADTKCPLMVKVLDAVRGIPASKLAVKVFRQKEDQSWDLISSGITSIEGEIHNLATEEQFGEGIYKLEFASKRYWSKLGLSPFHEYVDVVFTANDAGHRHYTIAILLTPYSFSSTAVVSDAQETHS; this comes from the exons ATGGTTTATTATAAGGCTGCAACTCTCCTGACACTTTTcattttctctgatgtattccagTGG GCATCTGCTACACATGGGGAAGCAGATACAAAGTGTCCTCTGATGGTGAAGGTTCTGGATGCCGTGAGAGGAATCCCAGCATCCAAACTGGCTGTCAAAGTGTTCAGACAGAAGGAGGACCAGAGCTGGGATCTGATTTCTTCTGG AATCACATCGATTGAGGGGGAAATTCACAACCTCGCTACTGAAGAACAGTTTGGAGAGGGGATTTATAAGCTGGAATTTGCATCAAAACGGTATTGGAGCAAGCTTGGTCTGTCTCCATTCCATGAATACGTTGAT GTTGTGTTTACCGCTAATGATGCTGGACACCGCCACTATACCATCGCCATACTGCTCACTCCATACTCCTTCTCTTCAACCGCTGTGGTCAGCGACGCACAGGAAACCCACTCTTAA